Proteins from one Malaya genurostris strain Urasoe2022 chromosome 2, Malgen_1.1, whole genome shotgun sequence genomic window:
- the LOC131427290 gene encoding cuticle protein 38-like produces the protein MYAKVQICLVLCAFASFVSAGVLPLAAAPLAATGVIAPYATSYNAHTVNHNIAAPYVAAAAPVVARYAAAAPAVIPAAAALAAAPAFAAYSAAPLGYPYLF, from the exons ATGTACGCCAAAGTTCAG ATTTGCCTGGTTTTGTGTGCTTTCGCCAGCTTCGTATCGGCCGGAGTTCTACCGCTGGCCGCAGCTCCACTGGCCGCAACCGGAGTGATTGCACCGTACGCCACGTCCTACAATGCCCACACCGTGAACCACAACATTGCGGCTCCTTACGTGGCGGCGGCTGCTCCGGTCGTTGCCAGATACGCAGCGGCAGCGCCGGCGGTGatcccagcagcagcagccttaGCCGCCGCTCCAGCGTTCGCGGCCTACAGTGCGGCTCCCCTGGGATATCCATATCTGTTCTAG